From a single Mangifera indica cultivar Alphonso chromosome 19, CATAS_Mindica_2.1, whole genome shotgun sequence genomic region:
- the LOC123203086 gene encoding putative 12-oxophytodienoate reductase 11 — protein sequence MSEETPVIPLLTPYKMGPFNLCHRVVLAPLTRQKSFNNVPQSHAILYYCQRTSKGGFLISEATCISDTARGYPNTPGIWTKQQIEAWKPIVDAVHAKGGIFFCQLWHVGRVSNKDFQPNGQAPISSTDKLLMPQVRANGIDVAHFTPPRRLRADEIPQIVNDFRLAAKNAIEAGFDGVEIHGAHGYLIEQFMKDQVNDRTDEYGGSLENRCRFALEIVEAVANEIGAEKVGIRLSPFADYAESADSNPEALGLYMVESLNKYGILYCHVVEPRMMTAGEKLGSPHSLLPMRKAFNGAFLVAGGYDRDDGINAIVEGHADLVAYGRLFLSNPDLPKRFELNAPLNAYNRAKFYTDDPVIGYTDYPFLETTS from the exons ATGTCTGAAGAAACTCCAGTTATTCCTCTTCTCACTCCTTACAAAATGGGTCCTTTCAACCTTTGTCATAG AGTGGTTTTGGCTCCGTTGACTAGACAGAAGTCTTTCAACAATGTTCCTCAATCTCATGCCATCTTATATTACTGTCAAAGAACCAGTAAAGGGGGTTTTCTTATAAGTGAAGCAACTTGTATTTCTGATACCGCTCGAGG TTATCCAAATACGCCTGGTATTTGGACAAAACAGCAAATTGAAGCATGGAAACCAATTGTAGATGCTGTTCATGCCAAGGGTGGGATCTTCTTTTGTCAACTTTGGCACGTGGGAAGGGTTTCAAACAAAG ATTTTCAGCCAAACGGTCAAGCTCCAATCTCCAGTACTGACAAGTTATTGATGCCTCAAGTTCGAGCTAATGGCATTGATGTTGCACATTTCACACCTCCAAGGAGATTAAGGGCAGATGAAATTCCTCAAATTGTGAACGATTTCAGGCTTGCTGCAAAGAATGCTATTGAGGCTG GATTTGATGGAGTTGAGATTCATGGGGCACATGGTTACCTAATTGAACAGTTTATGAAGGATCAAGTAAATGATCGGACAGACGAATATGGTGGATCTCTAGAGAACCGTTGCCGATTTGCTCTAGAGATTGTTGAAGCTGTTGCTAATGAGATAGGAGCTGAGAAAGTCGGGATAAGGCTGTCACCTTTTGCTGACTATGCAGAATCAGCTGACTCGAATCCAGAAGCTTTAGGCCTCTACATGGTGGAGTCCTTGAACAAGTATGGTATTCTCTACTGCCATGTGGTTGAACCCAGAATGATGACAGCTGGAGAAAAACTTGGAAGTCCTCACAGTTTACTGCCCATGAGAAAGGCGTTCAATGGCGCTTTTCTTGTTGCTGGGGGATATGATCGGGATGATGGAATCAATGCTATTGTTGAGGGTCATGCAGATCTTGTAGCTTATGGTCGATTGTTCTTGTCTAATCCTGATTTGCCAAAGAGATTTGAGCTCAATGCCCCTCTCAATGCATACAACAGAGCCAAATTCTACACTGATGATCCTGTTATTGGTTACACTGATTATCCATTTCTTGAAACCACTTCTTAG